One Candidatus Nitrospira nitrificans DNA segment encodes these proteins:
- a CDS encoding lytic transglycosylase domain-containing protein, with the protein MISKLSSLAITKATVVALWIIGANALVPCVSWADGIPSGAPSSIISAPDMGSLQEEDDVDPNLVPLEPELTLSPPDLSSTEDKPEPLGESFSQGPQNSATTDNQATAYNIPIVIDQTVQSHIHFFNTSIRSRFEQWLLRFSRYRPLVENIFAEFNLPSDLVNLSLVESGFNPYAYSRAKATGPWQFMKGTGLLYGLRIDYYVDERRDPIKSTVAAARYLRDLYDLFGAWPLAMAAYNAGEGKVLRALHKAQAESFSEISRTKLIKRETQQYVPRIMAATIIAKNLDQYGFKQDLAPLHEFEEVVVTRPLHFRAISNVTGIPYNELRLLNPELRRDATPPGDAAYHLKIPVGMSAKVLELIERVPTHKFPPLPVIQDRQVRQAKAGSAHWYRVRGGDTLEKISRRFGIPIKTLKARNNLSSPALKIGELLNIRR; encoded by the coding sequence ATGATATCGAAACTGTCCTCCCTCGCGATCACCAAAGCGACAGTCGTTGCATTGTGGATCATCGGCGCAAATGCGTTGGTGCCCTGCGTGAGTTGGGCCGACGGTATTCCGTCTGGGGCACCTTCGAGTATTATTTCTGCTCCAGATATGGGATCCCTGCAGGAAGAGGACGATGTCGATCCGAACCTCGTCCCGTTGGAACCAGAGCTGACACTCTCCCCGCCTGATTTATCTTCTACCGAGGACAAGCCTGAACCACTTGGCGAATCATTCTCTCAAGGGCCTCAGAACAGTGCGACTACGGACAATCAGGCCACTGCGTACAACATTCCCATCGTCATTGATCAGACCGTGCAAAGCCACATTCATTTTTTCAATACCTCCATCCGAAGTCGGTTTGAACAATGGCTCTTGCGCTTCAGCCGCTATCGCCCGCTGGTCGAAAATATTTTTGCGGAGTTTAATCTTCCGAGCGATCTTGTGAATCTCTCCCTCGTGGAAAGCGGCTTCAATCCGTACGCCTATTCACGAGCAAAAGCCACGGGCCCATGGCAGTTTATGAAAGGGACAGGGCTTCTCTATGGATTGCGGATCGATTATTATGTCGACGAACGGCGTGATCCGATTAAATCCACCGTGGCCGCGGCGCGGTATCTACGAGACTTGTATGATTTATTCGGCGCATGGCCTCTAGCCATGGCCGCGTACAATGCGGGTGAAGGGAAGGTGCTGCGGGCCCTTCACAAGGCGCAGGCCGAATCCTTCTCGGAGATCTCACGAACGAAGCTCATTAAGCGAGAGACTCAGCAATACGTTCCCCGAATCATGGCTGCGACGATCATTGCGAAGAACCTCGACCAATACGGGTTCAAGCAAGACCTCGCGCCTCTGCATGAATTCGAGGAGGTCGTCGTCACCCGCCCGTTGCATTTTCGGGCCATTTCGAATGTGACCGGCATCCCGTACAACGAGCTTCGGTTATTGAACCCAGAACTTCGGCGAGATGCGACCCCTCCTGGCGATGCGGCCTATCATCTGAAAATTCCTGTCGGCATGAGCGCGAAGGTATTGGAATTGATCGAACGAGTTCCCACACACAAATTCCCTCCCCTGCCGGTGATTCAGGATCGACAGGTTCGACAGGCCAAGGCCGGTTCTGCTCACTGGTACCGAGTTCGAGGGGGCGACACGCTTGAAAAGATCTCTCGACGATTCGGGATTCCCATCAAGACCCTCAAGGCCCGCAATAACCTTTCCAGCCCG
- a CDS encoding pyridoxal-phosphate-dependent aminotransferase family protein: protein MLKRYLLAPGPTPVPPEVLLAMARPMIHHRAPEFDPIFAEVREGLKWLFQTRNDVLMLAASGTGGMEGAVSNFLSPGDKALYVNGGKFGERWGKLCKTFGVQASEIKVEWGQAVDPQQISDALKKDPSIKAVYVQASETSTGVSHDVKALGEIVKGYDNTILVVDAITALGVFDIKTDAWGLDVVITGSQKALMLPPGMAFVSVSDKAWALADKAKNAAFYFNFKKERENQAKNQTLFTPTVSLIIGLQEVFKIMKAEGLEKMFARQGRLALAMREGVKAAGMALFPKESPSDALTAVCAPDGIDGQAIYKNLRVQYGMTAAGGQDHLKGKIFRLSHMGYADSFDVITALAATEMVLKGLGHSVKLGSGVGKAQEILMAK, encoded by the coding sequence ATGTTGAAGCGGTATCTTTTGGCTCCCGGCCCAACGCCCGTTCCACCGGAGGTGTTACTGGCGATGGCCCGTCCAATGATCCATCATCGCGCACCCGAATTTGATCCGATCTTCGCGGAGGTTCGCGAAGGACTGAAATGGCTGTTTCAAACGCGGAACGATGTGCTGATGTTGGCGGCCTCCGGGACGGGCGGTATGGAAGGGGCCGTGTCGAACTTTCTGTCTCCCGGCGACAAGGCGCTGTATGTCAACGGAGGCAAGTTTGGAGAGCGTTGGGGCAAGCTCTGCAAAACCTTTGGCGTCCAGGCGAGCGAGATCAAAGTGGAGTGGGGGCAGGCGGTAGATCCGCAGCAAATTTCCGATGCCCTGAAGAAAGATCCGTCGATCAAGGCGGTGTACGTCCAGGCCAGCGAGACGTCGACAGGGGTTTCACATGATGTCAAGGCGCTGGGTGAGATTGTTAAAGGCTATGACAATACTATTTTGGTGGTCGATGCCATTACGGCGCTTGGCGTATTTGATATCAAGACCGACGCCTGGGGCTTGGATGTCGTGATCACAGGCTCTCAGAAGGCTCTGATGCTCCCTCCCGGCATGGCGTTTGTCAGCGTCAGCGACAAGGCCTGGGCTCTGGCCGACAAGGCCAAGAATGCCGCCTTTTATTTCAACTTCAAGAAAGAACGTGAGAATCAGGCCAAGAACCAAACACTTTTTACCCCCACCGTGTCGCTGATTATCGGTCTGCAGGAAGTGTTCAAGATCATGAAGGCGGAAGGGCTGGAAAAAATGTTTGCGCGACAGGGACGCCTGGCTCTGGCGATGCGAGAAGGGGTGAAGGCCGCCGGGATGGCGCTGTTCCCAAAAGAGTCGCCGAGCGACGCCTTGACGGCGGTCTGTGCTCCGGATGGAATTGATGGACAGGCCATCTATAAGAATCTTCGTGTGCAATACGGCATGACCGCTGCCGGTGGACAGGATCACCTGAAGGGAAAAATCTTTCGACTGTCTCACATGGGTTACGCGGATTCGTTCGACGTGATCACCGCATTGGCCGCGACCGAAATGGTTCTGAAAGGACTCGGTCATTCGGTGAAGCTAGGCAGCGGTGTCGGAAAAGCGCAAGAAATCTTAATGGCAAAGTAA
- the serA gene encoding phosphoglycerate dehydrogenase, with product MAAAGMKILISDSLSKQGVEALEKAGFTVVVKSKMPKDELFKEIKDADGLIVRSGTKVTAELIAAAEKLKVVGRAGSGLDNVDTPAATRRGIVVMNTPGGNTVTTAEHTMSMICAMSRRIPQATASVKAGKWEKDKFMGVELYNKVLGIIGAGQIGSHLTKMAQGIGMSVVAFDPYLAPERAERMGVMMVDLEDLFRRADVISVHTPLTPETRGIINAQAIAKMKPGVLIANCARGGIINEQDLCEALKTKRVAAAAFDVFEEEPVKPDNPLLALDNFICTPHIGAQTIEAQENVAIGIAEQIVDYFTKGVAKGAVNIPSVAPELLPRLQPFLTLAEKLGALQTQLVQGGIERVTVEYSGEVTTLSIAPLTIAVLKGLLTPIMEHPVNYVNAPSVAKERGIEVKEIKSTDAGDFTSLIRVRVEAGKVSHQVAGTLYHKKEARVTEIEQFKVEVVPEGHMLLIHNVDRPGVIGMVGKVLGDQGINILRMQCALEKRGGDALLIIGSDTEFPSAALDQIRSSSNILSVKVANLS from the coding sequence ATGGCCGCAGCGGGAATGAAAATTCTGATCAGTGACAGCCTGTCGAAACAGGGCGTTGAGGCGCTTGAGAAGGCAGGATTCACCGTGGTGGTGAAATCCAAAATGCCGAAGGATGAGCTCTTCAAAGAGATTAAAGATGCCGACGGGCTCATCGTGCGATCCGGCACCAAGGTGACGGCGGAACTGATCGCGGCGGCAGAGAAGCTCAAGGTCGTCGGAAGGGCCGGGTCGGGCCTGGATAATGTCGACACTCCCGCTGCGACCCGTCGCGGCATCGTCGTCATGAACACACCCGGGGGCAATACCGTTACCACGGCCGAACACACGATGTCGATGATCTGCGCGATGAGTCGCCGCATTCCCCAAGCCACCGCGTCGGTGAAGGCCGGCAAATGGGAAAAAGACAAATTCATGGGCGTCGAGCTCTACAACAAGGTGCTCGGCATCATCGGGGCCGGACAGATTGGTAGTCACCTGACCAAGATGGCGCAGGGGATCGGCATGAGTGTGGTTGCATTCGACCCGTACCTGGCCCCTGAACGGGCCGAGCGAATGGGTGTGATGATGGTGGACCTTGAAGACCTATTCCGACGAGCAGACGTGATTTCCGTCCATACGCCCCTGACGCCGGAGACACGCGGGATCATCAACGCGCAGGCCATCGCCAAGATGAAACCCGGCGTGCTGATCGCGAATTGCGCCAGAGGCGGCATCATCAACGAACAGGATTTGTGCGAAGCGTTGAAAACCAAACGCGTCGCCGCCGCAGCCTTCGATGTGTTTGAAGAGGAGCCGGTCAAGCCTGACAACCCGCTTCTCGCCTTGGATAATTTCATCTGCACCCCGCACATCGGAGCCCAAACGATCGAGGCTCAGGAAAACGTTGCGATTGGAATTGCGGAGCAGATTGTCGACTACTTTACCAAGGGAGTAGCGAAAGGGGCCGTCAATATTCCGTCGGTCGCTCCGGAGTTGTTGCCTCGCTTGCAACCATTTCTGACACTGGCGGAAAAGCTCGGCGCGCTTCAGACTCAACTTGTTCAAGGGGGAATCGAACGAGTCACGGTGGAATACAGCGGAGAGGTCACCACGCTCTCAATCGCACCCTTGACCATCGCCGTCTTAAAGGGCCTGCTCACTCCGATCATGGAACATCCGGTGAACTATGTGAATGCCCCGAGCGTGGCGAAAGAACGGGGTATTGAAGTCAAAGAAATCAAGAGCACGGATGCCGGAGATTTCACGAGCCTGATTCGGGTTCGAGTCGAAGCCGGCAAGGTGTCGCATCAGGTCGCAGGGACGCTGTATCACAAGAAAGAGGCCCGTGTGACTGAGATCGAGCAATTTAAAGTTGAAGTGGTACCTGAAGGGCATATGCTGTTGATTCACAACGTCGATCGCCCAGGGGTCATCGGGATGGTCGGAAAGGTCCTCGGGGATCAGGGGATCAATATCTTGCGGATGCAGTGTGCCTTGGAGAAGCGAGGGGGAGATGCGTTGCTGATCATCGGTTCCGATACGGAATTTCCATCTGCGGCCCTGGATCAGATCCGTTCCAGCTCGAATATTCTGTCCGTCAAGGTCGCCAACCTTTCATAA
- the hisZ gene encoding ATP phosphoribosyltransferase regulatory subunit, with protein sequence MATILPEAARQVRHLEAELLAYCNRFGYDEIILPTFEYLDVLTPGLEPTLLENSYKIVDRTTGRILLLRPDVTAQIARSVAMGMVGASFPLRLSYRATVFRYEPEHAGRDREIFQVGAELIGADDVSADSEIIILLIECLRQVGLRSFKISLGHVGFFKGLLVRAGLSPEGRKRAEQAAARKDLPRLAEVLSQEGVTKRSAHRILDALELCGQADVLSKGRALAKGERPLVQALDRLAQVYQVLCETGYQETILLDLGEFRGFDYYDGIVFDVFTDGIGVELGGGGRYDHLIGRFGRNLPSTGFALSVDRLFRGLNLSDRTQSEGPKVLVVAPVELPTRLISVAQQLRRAGIRTVQRTVDPSGRNLLSAAMTAGFDANINTIIVVGANRSKPDQVVVLHPSDRRGVAGSLGRAHLRKRTVSIEGLIASLRLDLEGVA encoded by the coding sequence ATGGCCACCATCCTGCCGGAGGCCGCCCGTCAGGTTCGGCATCTGGAAGCCGAATTACTGGCCTACTGTAATCGTTTTGGCTACGACGAGATCATCCTTCCGACGTTCGAGTACCTTGATGTGCTGACGCCAGGCCTCGAACCGACGTTATTGGAGAACTCCTATAAGATCGTCGACCGGACGACTGGTCGTATTCTGCTATTGCGGCCCGACGTCACGGCTCAGATTGCCCGATCGGTGGCGATGGGGATGGTGGGCGCGAGCTTTCCGTTGCGTCTGTCGTACCGGGCGACCGTCTTTCGATATGAACCGGAACATGCAGGCCGAGATCGAGAAATTTTTCAGGTCGGCGCCGAGCTGATCGGGGCTGATGATGTGTCCGCCGATAGTGAAATCATCATCCTCTTGATCGAGTGCCTGCGGCAGGTCGGATTGCGTTCGTTCAAGATTTCATTGGGACATGTCGGGTTTTTCAAAGGACTCCTTGTCCGTGCGGGACTTTCGCCGGAAGGGCGGAAGCGGGCCGAACAAGCAGCGGCAAGAAAAGATCTACCGAGACTGGCAGAGGTTCTGTCGCAGGAAGGAGTCACCAAACGGTCGGCTCATAGGATTTTGGACGCACTGGAACTGTGCGGGCAAGCTGACGTGCTCTCGAAAGGACGCGCCTTGGCCAAGGGAGAACGGCCGCTGGTCCAAGCATTGGACCGACTGGCACAGGTCTATCAGGTACTCTGTGAAACCGGATATCAAGAGACCATTTTGCTCGATCTCGGAGAATTCAGAGGGTTTGACTATTATGACGGGATCGTCTTTGATGTCTTTACCGACGGGATTGGGGTGGAGTTAGGCGGCGGCGGACGCTACGATCACCTCATTGGACGATTCGGTCGAAACCTTCCGTCCACCGGCTTCGCCCTCAGTGTGGATCGGCTCTTCCGGGGGCTGAATCTTTCCGATAGGACGCAGTCTGAGGGACCGAAAGTCTTGGTCGTCGCGCCGGTAGAGTTGCCGACAAGGCTGATTTCGGTCGCGCAACAGCTTCGCCGAGCGGGGATCCGAACGGTACAACGAACCGTAGATCCATCGGGGCGGAATTTGCTCAGCGCCGCCATGACGGCAGGTTTTGACGCGAACATCAATACTATCATCGTCGTCGGGGCGAATCGTTCCAAACCCGATCAGGTTGTGGTGCTCCATCCGAGCGACCGCCGGGGAGTCGCGGGATCACTCGGTCGTGCTCATCTTCGCAAGCGAACGGTGTCGATCGAAGGTCTCATCGCAAGCCTGCGGTTGGACCTCGAAGGGGTAGCATGA
- the dnaB gene encoding replicative DNA helicase, translating to MKSSGMVDLSQPKLPPQNLEAEQSVLGAILLDNAAMPKAMELLVEEDFYRTAHKKVYQAMLELSDTGEVIDQITLTERLKSRGELEAIGGAAFLAELVQIVSSSANIRYHCKIVRDKAVARQLISTSTEVLTRGYEGSVSIDDLLDFAERSVFSIAQGKLERSFSPISQVIKESLDVIDKLSKRKEHVTGVPTGYYDLDDITAGLQASDLVVVAGRPSMGKTSLALGFATHAAIHANTVVGIFSLEMSKPQIVLRMLASEARVDSHALRTGKLQKEDWWRLAEAAGRLELAPIYIDDTGGITVQQMRGKARRLKAEKGLDLLIVDYLQLMQGRSDSESRQQEISDISRSLKALAKELNVPVVALSQLSRAVEARKPPIPMLADLRESGAIEQDADVVMFIYREDVYDQNSERKGIADIIVSKHRNGPIGKKELFFQDRFAKFESLDLREA from the coding sequence ATGAAATCCTCCGGGATGGTGGATCTTTCTCAGCCGAAACTCCCTCCACAGAACTTGGAGGCGGAACAGTCGGTGCTCGGCGCCATCCTCCTCGATAACGCCGCGATGCCGAAGGCGATGGAATTGCTGGTGGAGGAAGACTTTTATCGGACAGCCCACAAGAAGGTCTACCAGGCCATGCTGGAGTTGTCCGACACCGGCGAAGTGATCGATCAGATCACATTGACCGAGCGATTGAAGTCTCGTGGTGAACTTGAAGCGATCGGCGGCGCCGCCTTTCTCGCAGAACTTGTCCAGATCGTTTCCAGCTCAGCCAACATCCGATATCACTGTAAGATTGTTCGGGACAAGGCAGTGGCCCGCCAATTGATCAGCACCTCGACCGAGGTGTTGACAAGAGGGTATGAAGGATCAGTCTCCATCGATGATCTGCTCGATTTTGCCGAGCGGTCGGTGTTCAGCATCGCTCAAGGCAAACTGGAACGGTCGTTCAGCCCGATCAGTCAGGTCATCAAGGAAAGTCTGGATGTCATCGACAAGCTCTCGAAGCGCAAGGAACATGTCACGGGGGTTCCCACGGGATACTACGACCTCGATGATATTACCGCAGGGCTGCAGGCCTCGGACTTGGTGGTCGTAGCGGGGCGGCCAAGCATGGGAAAAACGAGCCTTGCCTTAGGGTTTGCCACCCATGCCGCCATTCATGCCAATACGGTGGTCGGCATCTTCAGCTTGGAGATGTCCAAGCCACAGATCGTCCTGCGCATGCTCGCGTCGGAGGCACGGGTGGATTCACATGCGCTGAGGACGGGGAAGCTTCAAAAAGAAGACTGGTGGCGGTTGGCAGAGGCGGCCGGCCGATTGGAGCTCGCGCCCATCTATATCGACGACACGGGCGGCATCACGGTCCAACAAATGCGCGGCAAAGCCCGCCGGCTCAAAGCCGAGAAGGGGCTCGATCTTCTCATCGTGGATTATCTCCAGCTGATGCAAGGACGAAGCGATTCGGAGTCTCGTCAGCAAGAGATCTCCGATATTTCTCGCTCATTAAAAGCCCTGGCGAAGGAACTGAATGTGCCGGTGGTTGCCCTCTCTCAGTTGAGCCGAGCGGTGGAGGCCCGGAAACCGCCGATCCCCATGCTGGCCGACTTGCGAGAGAGCGGAGCGATCGAACAGGATGCCGACGTAGTCATGTTCATTTACCGGGAAGATGTGTACGACCAGAATTCAGAGCGCAAAGGGATCGCCGACATTATCGTCAGTAAACATCGTAATGGACCCATTGGAAAAAAAGAGTTGTTCTTCCAGGACCGATTCGCCAAATTCGAAAGCCTCGATCTTCGCGAAGCCTAG